Proteins from a single region of Pseudarthrobacter sp. NIBRBAC000502772:
- a CDS encoding aspartate kinase, with product MSTPTSEVHTATQPQELPEGTAVTKQLIVQKFGGSSVSDAEGVKRVAKRVVDAQRAGNEVVVVVSAMGDTTDELLDLAAQVTDSAPAREMDMLLSAGERISMALLAMAINKFGASAQSFTGSQAGMITDGIHGKARIIDVDPHRIRTALDKGHIAIVAGFQGMSRSTNEITTLGRGGSDTTAVALAAALDADVCEIYTDVDGIYTADPRVVPSAQKIDTISSEEMLELAASGAKILHLRCVEYARRFGVPLHVRSSFSQNEGTWVIPSAEDKITTQEGVALEQPIISGVAHDRSEAKVTVVGVPDIPGKAAAIFQVIADAHSNIDMIVQNVSTHGTGRTDISFTLPIVEGAEALEALKAAQPDIGFENIEYNEQIGKLSLIGAGMRSHPGVSATFFKALSDAGININMISTSEIRISVVTHADLLDDAVRAIHKAFDLDSEDEATVYGGTGR from the coding sequence ATGAGTACGCCCACTTCCGAAGTGCACACAGCAACGCAGCCACAGGAGTTGCCCGAAGGCACTGCCGTGACCAAACAGCTGATTGTGCAGAAGTTCGGCGGCTCCTCCGTGTCGGATGCCGAGGGCGTCAAGCGCGTCGCAAAGCGAGTGGTCGACGCGCAGCGGGCCGGCAACGAAGTGGTGGTGGTCGTTTCCGCCATGGGCGACACCACCGACGAACTGCTGGACCTCGCCGCCCAGGTGACAGATTCCGCCCCTGCCCGCGAGATGGACATGCTCCTCTCGGCCGGTGAGCGCATCTCCATGGCCCTGCTCGCCATGGCCATCAACAAGTTCGGCGCCTCAGCACAGTCCTTCACCGGCTCCCAGGCCGGCATGATCACGGACGGCATCCACGGCAAGGCGCGCATTATCGACGTCGATCCGCACCGCATCCGCACGGCCCTGGACAAGGGGCACATCGCGATCGTCGCCGGCTTCCAGGGCATGAGCCGGAGCACCAACGAGATCACCACCTTGGGCCGCGGCGGCTCGGACACCACCGCCGTCGCGCTTGCGGCCGCACTCGACGCCGATGTCTGCGAGATCTACACGGACGTTGACGGCATCTATACCGCGGACCCTCGCGTGGTGCCTTCCGCCCAGAAAATCGATACCATCTCCAGCGAGGAAATGCTGGAACTCGCGGCGTCCGGTGCGAAGATCCTGCACCTGCGCTGCGTTGAATATGCGCGCCGGTTCGGTGTGCCGTTGCATGTCCGGTCCTCATTCAGCCAGAACGAAGGCACCTGGGTCATCCCCAGCGCCGAAGACAAGATCACCACTCAAGAGGGAGTTGCCTTGGAGCAGCCAATCATCTCCGGCGTTGCACACGACCGTTCCGAAGCCAAGGTCACTGTGGTGGGTGTCCCGGACATCCCCGGCAAGGCTGCCGCGATCTTCCAGGTCATTGCCGACGCCCACTCGAACATCGACATGATCGTGCAGAACGTTTCCACGCACGGCACGGGCCGGACGGATATTTCCTTCACGCTCCCCATCGTCGAAGGCGCGGAGGCCCTGGAAGCGCTCAAGGCCGCACAGCCGGACATCGGGTTCGAGAACATCGAATACAACGAACAGATCGGCAAACTGTCCCTGATCGGGGCCGGCATGCGGTCACACCCGGGCGTCTCCGCGACGTTCTTCAAGGCCCTGTCCGACGCCGGGATCAACATCAACATGATCTCCACCTCGGAAATCCGGATCTCCGTGGTGACGCACGCCGATCTCCTCGATGACGCCGTCCGGGCAATCCACAAGGCCTTCGACCTGGACAGCGAGGACGAGGCAACGGTCTACGGCGGCACCGGGCGCTAG
- a CDS encoding IS1380 family transposase, whose amino-acid sequence MQKSTAVFPSLPVSFTGQSLISHAGVSVLTGFMDALGFGRLCEDRLGQFVPSGAKHRPGRLVGSLAAMLAAGGEHASDLDILRSSPGAFGQLPSNATVSRFFERTVANPELFSYGFETLTQELRTRAWNAAGNRNPALTATAADPLIIDIDATLVTSHSDKENVAGTYKGGYGFAPFIASADYGNGNGAGEILAAVLRPGNAGANSAEDHIRVFHTATTQLPQSFYDGTGALAGEKVLVRTDSAGASRKFLWHLHSLGVQFSTSYTLPFGKAHMIDWISDKEYWQPALDQTGNDRTDAWVINATDVIPLTDYPPGTKLFLRAEPLHPGAQPTLLDTDGHRITAFLTNSPRWHGPFLDARHRARGRCENRIKTLKNTGLGKLPFFDFAANQAWANIAALAFNLVSWLQLAALPDGHRAKAWDIKRWRYRLFATAGKIITRARRNQLLLPESAPEKDLLKLLLENTARLTKGLVPSTG is encoded by the coding sequence ATGCAGAAGTCTACCGCTGTTTTTCCGTCCCTGCCGGTCAGTTTCACCGGCCAGTCGCTGATCTCCCACGCCGGAGTTTCGGTCCTCACCGGCTTCATGGACGCCCTGGGTTTCGGCAGGCTGTGCGAAGACAGACTCGGCCAGTTCGTTCCCTCCGGCGCGAAACACCGGCCCGGCCGGCTGGTGGGGTCCCTCGCGGCGATGCTCGCCGCCGGAGGCGAACACGCATCGGACCTGGACATCCTGCGCTCCTCACCCGGGGCCTTCGGTCAGCTGCCCTCGAACGCTACCGTCTCCCGGTTCTTCGAACGCACCGTGGCAAACCCGGAACTGTTCAGCTACGGATTCGAGACCCTCACCCAGGAACTGCGCACCCGCGCCTGGAACGCCGCCGGGAACCGGAACCCGGCCCTGACCGCAACAGCCGCGGACCCGCTCATCATCGACATCGACGCGACCCTGGTGACCTCACACTCCGATAAGGAAAACGTCGCCGGAACCTACAAAGGCGGCTACGGATTCGCCCCGTTCATCGCCAGCGCCGATTACGGTAACGGCAACGGAGCCGGGGAAATCCTCGCCGCCGTGCTCCGGCCCGGCAACGCCGGAGCAAACAGCGCCGAGGACCACATCCGGGTCTTCCACACCGCCACAACCCAACTGCCCCAGAGCTTCTACGACGGAACCGGGGCCCTGGCCGGGGAGAAGGTCCTGGTCCGCACCGACAGCGCCGGGGCCTCGAGGAAGTTCCTCTGGCACCTCCACAGCCTCGGCGTGCAGTTCTCCACCAGCTATACCCTCCCGTTCGGCAAGGCACACATGATCGACTGGATCAGCGACAAAGAGTACTGGCAGCCGGCCCTAGACCAGACTGGAAACGACCGGACGGACGCGTGGGTCATCAACGCCACCGACGTCATCCCGCTCACCGATTACCCGCCCGGCACGAAACTGTTCCTCCGCGCCGAGCCGCTGCACCCCGGTGCGCAGCCGACCCTGCTCGACACGGACGGGCACCGGATCACCGCGTTCCTGACCAACTCACCACGCTGGCACGGACCATTCCTCGACGCCAGGCACCGGGCCCGCGGCCGGTGCGAGAACCGGATCAAAACCCTGAAAAACACCGGCCTGGGCAAGCTGCCGTTCTTCGATTTCGCCGCGAACCAGGCCTGGGCGAACATCGCCGCACTGGCCTTCAACCTCGTGTCCTGGCTCCAGCTCGCTGCCCTGCCGGACGGACACCGGGCCAAGGCCTGGGACATCAAACGCTGGCGCTACCGGCTCTTCGCGACCGCAGGGAAAATCATCACCCGCGCCCGCCGCAACCAGCTCCTGCTCCCGGAATCAGCGCCGGAGAAAGACCTCCTGAAACTTCTCCTGGAGAACACCGCCCGCCTCACCAAAGGGCTCGTTCCTTCTACCGGCTGA
- a CDS encoding serine protease inhibitor, whose product MKDLELTIRVTEDPGSPEYEFRLIVRDGRPADGCTVPDPAAALSAMERFGEDIFFPKPGPPKLCTQQYGGPQVAVVTGSINGRPVSVTFRRTDGCEISRWRAMAPLLGGTAGSRGEI is encoded by the coding sequence ATGAAGGACCTCGAGCTGACCATCAGGGTCACGGAAGACCCCGGCTCCCCCGAGTACGAGTTCCGGCTCATTGTCCGCGATGGCCGCCCTGCTGACGGTTGCACCGTGCCCGATCCCGCAGCAGCGTTGTCAGCGATGGAACGCTTCGGTGAGGACATTTTCTTTCCTAAACCGGGCCCCCCGAAACTCTGCACGCAGCAATACGGCGGTCCGCAGGTGGCCGTTGTGACCGGCTCCATCAACGGCCGTCCCGTCAGTGTGACTTTCCGGCGAACCGATGGCTGTGAAATCTCCCGCTGGCGCGCCATGGCTCCCCTGCTCGGCGGGACAGCTGGTTCCCGCGGCGAAATCTGA
- the recR gene encoding recombination mediator RecR: protein MYEGAVQELIDELGRLPGVGPKSAQRLAFHILEADPQDMKRLVEAITMVKERVKFCTVCGNVTEQELCNICRDPRRDPSVICVVEESKDVLAVERTRSFRGRYHVLGGAINPIAGVGPEQLRIRELLTRLNDGAIQEVIIATDPNLEGEATATYLARMLKTIGIVVTRLASGLPVGGDLEYADEVTLGRAFEGRRNALT, encoded by the coding sequence GTGTACGAAGGTGCAGTCCAGGAGCTGATCGACGAGCTCGGACGGCTTCCCGGTGTCGGTCCCAAATCCGCCCAGCGGCTTGCCTTCCACATCCTCGAAGCGGACCCGCAGGACATGAAGCGACTCGTGGAAGCCATCACCATGGTGAAGGAACGCGTGAAGTTCTGCACGGTATGCGGCAACGTCACCGAGCAGGAACTGTGCAACATCTGCCGGGATCCCCGGCGCGACCCGTCAGTCATTTGTGTAGTGGAGGAGTCTAAGGACGTCCTCGCCGTGGAGCGCACCCGGTCCTTCCGCGGCCGCTATCACGTGCTGGGCGGAGCCATCAACCCCATTGCCGGCGTTGGGCCCGAACAACTGCGGATCCGGGAACTCCTGACACGGCTGAACGACGGCGCCATCCAGGAAGTCATTATCGCCACCGACCCCAACCTCGAAGGCGAAGCAACGGCCACGTACCTGGCCAGGATGCTGAAGACAATCGGCATCGTGGTGACCCGTCTGGCCTCCGGGCTGCCTGTGGGCGGCGATCTTGAGTACGCCGACGAGGTCACCCTCGGGCGTGCATTCGAAGGCCGCCGCAACGCCCTGACCTGA
- a CDS encoding ABC transporter permease — protein MSQLTEPTQRPPASGIVAGYLAGIRDVVVLELKQRLRSRGWYIMLAIWFILTGLVTWLTWASWNAQREAQRAYSSFMPPDTGPGSMIFEVVLAFVLLFALLVAPALSANAVNGDRAGGTLAILQVTLLRPGQILWGKFFAAWAAALAFLVASTPFLVIGVALGGMTPGHVIVALLMLAVEVGVVCAIGVGISALAGRPLFSIVVTYLAVAGLVFGSLIAFGLGTGLSQGTVMANQAQYRNVEPLRSVPDETAPQEPEYTCSGPLRAQPAVRTERVAWMLAMNPYVVVADAIPYTVRVNSGLGMSSPVGAIESISQGARYAMAGPEGTYPCANGEAKPQYLAQSTPLWPLGLGLQLLLAGLLMWLGWRSLRTPAHRLARGTRIA, from the coding sequence ATGAGCCAGCTGACAGAACCAACGCAGCGCCCGCCGGCTTCCGGCATTGTTGCCGGCTACCTTGCCGGCATCCGGGATGTGGTGGTCCTGGAACTCAAGCAGCGGCTCCGGTCCCGCGGCTGGTACATCATGCTGGCCATCTGGTTCATCCTGACGGGCCTGGTGACCTGGCTGACGTGGGCCAGCTGGAACGCCCAGCGCGAAGCCCAACGGGCCTACTCGAGCTTTATGCCGCCCGACACCGGTCCGGGGTCCATGATCTTCGAAGTGGTCCTGGCCTTTGTCCTCCTCTTCGCACTGCTGGTGGCGCCCGCACTGTCTGCCAATGCCGTCAACGGCGACCGCGCCGGCGGGACCCTGGCCATCCTGCAGGTGACCCTGCTCCGTCCCGGACAGATCCTGTGGGGCAAGTTCTTCGCCGCGTGGGCCGCCGCCCTGGCCTTCCTGGTTGCCAGCACGCCGTTCCTGGTCATCGGAGTGGCCCTCGGCGGCATGACGCCCGGCCACGTCATCGTGGCCCTGCTGATGCTGGCGGTTGAGGTGGGCGTGGTGTGTGCCATCGGCGTCGGAATTTCCGCGCTGGCGGGGCGCCCGCTGTTCTCGATTGTGGTCACGTACCTTGCCGTGGCCGGGCTGGTTTTCGGTTCCCTGATTGCCTTCGGCCTGGGCACCGGGCTCTCGCAGGGCACCGTTATGGCCAACCAGGCGCAGTACCGCAATGTTGAACCGCTGCGGTCGGTACCCGACGAAACGGCGCCGCAGGAACCGGAGTACACCTGCTCCGGACCGCTGCGTGCCCAGCCAGCAGTTCGCACCGAAAGGGTGGCGTGGATGCTGGCCATGAACCCTTACGTGGTGGTGGCCGATGCCATCCCCTACACGGTCCGAGTCAACAGTGGCCTCGGAATGTCGTCGCCGGTGGGGGCCATCGAGTCCATCAGCCAGGGTGCACGCTACGCCATGGCCGGTCCGGAGGGCACCTACCCCTGCGCCAACGGGGAGGCCAAGCCGCAGTACCTGGCACAGTCCACTCCCCTGTGGCCGCTGGGGCTCGGCCTGCAGCTGCTGCTTGCCGGGCTGCTGATGTGGCTGGGCTGGCGCTCGCTGCGCACCCCGGCACACAGGCTGGCACGCGGAACCCGCATCGCCTAA
- a CDS encoding ABC transporter ATP-binding protein — MTENWDRIGIPAQPESPRQDGISATAVSRSFGQVHAVEHMDFHAPAGKVTALIGPNGAGKTTLLLMLASLLAPDSGTVTVDGLDPQHHRAEVRKRIGWMPDTLGVWESLTAREILTQIARFYRLPKAGIPQRVTGMLDRVRLSDLADQPARVLSRGQQQRLSLARALIHDPSVLLLDEPASGLDPGSRVELRVMLRQLAAEGKSIVVSSHVLSELDEIADAAVFVNRGRTVRHQTTDAAAASGRRYAISATDGAALAAKLTDLGLAFRVEDGRRPAISLVLLNDDDAASLLRDLVLAGVGVSSFAPASGALEETYMNLEGERR; from the coding sequence ATGACAGAAAACTGGGACAGAATAGGCATTCCGGCCCAGCCGGAAAGCCCGCGCCAGGACGGCATCAGCGCCACCGCGGTGAGCCGCAGCTTCGGGCAGGTGCACGCCGTCGAGCACATGGATTTCCATGCTCCGGCGGGAAAAGTCACCGCACTGATCGGCCCCAACGGTGCCGGCAAAACCACGCTGTTGCTCATGCTGGCTTCACTGCTGGCGCCGGATTCCGGCACTGTCACGGTGGACGGGCTGGATCCGCAGCACCACCGCGCGGAAGTGCGGAAAAGGATTGGCTGGATGCCGGACACCCTGGGCGTGTGGGAGTCCCTGACCGCCCGTGAGATCCTCACCCAGATAGCCCGTTTCTACCGGCTGCCCAAGGCCGGAATCCCGCAGCGCGTCACAGGGATGCTGGACCGGGTCCGCCTGAGTGACCTTGCAGACCAGCCGGCCCGTGTACTGTCCCGGGGGCAGCAGCAGCGCCTCAGCCTGGCCCGCGCACTGATACACGATCCGTCCGTGCTGCTGCTCGATGAGCCGGCGTCGGGCCTGGACCCGGGATCGCGGGTGGAGCTGCGCGTGATGCTGCGGCAGCTTGCGGCGGAGGGGAAGTCCATCGTTGTCTCCTCCCACGTGCTCAGCGAGCTGGACGAAATTGCGGACGCAGCGGTGTTCGTCAACCGCGGGAGGACGGTCCGGCACCAGACCACGGACGCGGCTGCCGCCTCCGGCAGGCGCTACGCCATCTCGGCAACCGACGGCGCAGCGCTCGCCGCCAAACTCACGGACTTGGGCCTGGCGTTCCGGGTTGAGGACGGCCGCCGGCCGGCCATCAGCCTGGTGTTGCTGAACGACGACGACGCCGCCAGCCTCCTGCGCGACCTGGTGCTGGCCGGCGTCGGGGTCAGCTCCTTTGCCCCCGCTTCGGGTGCCCTGGAAGAGACTTACATGAACCTTGAGGGGGAGCGGCGATGA
- a CDS encoding 3-methyladenine DNA glycosylase → MPAVEQRSLLTADAWRAREEAHAQRVRRYSDPYLARRSAGRKHPVEDFLFTYYTQKPGQLLRWHPGAGVVLTAEAASARMGWKHYQTLDDGELASLGLPLGTPAVTFDRARFLADRHEAVAFADIILRGTAARPAQFGCFGLHEWAMVYRQDKFDLRHEYLQLRLGSAGTDKVVEDNRIRCSHFDAFRFYTPDAIALNELAPSRENQRHMEQPGCLHANMDLYKWAYKLLPALPSELVMDCFELSWRIRAMDMQASPYDLAEWGYPPIRIETAEGKAAYVEHQRAFAGEAAALRGRLAQALAPLRTAGTV, encoded by the coding sequence GTGCCAGCGGTGGAGCAACGTAGCCTGCTGACGGCCGACGCCTGGCGTGCCCGCGAGGAAGCGCACGCCCAACGCGTCCGCCGTTACTCGGATCCCTACCTTGCCCGCCGCTCGGCAGGTCGGAAGCACCCGGTGGAGGACTTTCTTTTCACTTACTACACCCAGAAGCCTGGCCAGCTGCTGCGCTGGCACCCGGGAGCCGGCGTCGTACTGACCGCTGAAGCGGCGTCCGCCCGCATGGGCTGGAAGCACTACCAAACGCTCGACGACGGCGAACTCGCCTCCCTTGGGCTGCCGCTAGGAACCCCTGCCGTGACTTTTGACCGTGCCCGGTTCCTGGCCGACCGGCACGAGGCTGTGGCCTTCGCGGACATCATTCTTCGCGGCACCGCTGCCCGGCCCGCGCAGTTCGGCTGCTTCGGGCTGCACGAATGGGCCATGGTCTACCGACAGGACAAATTCGACCTGCGCCATGAATACCTGCAACTGAGGCTGGGTTCGGCCGGCACGGACAAAGTGGTGGAGGACAACCGGATCCGGTGCTCACACTTCGACGCCTTCCGCTTCTACACGCCCGACGCGATTGCACTGAACGAACTGGCGCCCAGCCGCGAAAACCAGCGGCATATGGAACAGCCGGGCTGCCTGCACGCCAACATGGATCTCTACAAGTGGGCGTACAAACTGCTGCCCGCGCTTCCCAGCGAACTGGTCATGGATTGCTTCGAACTGTCCTGGCGGATCCGGGCCATGGACATGCAGGCCTCCCCCTACGACCTCGCGGAGTGGGGTTACCCGCCCATTCGGATCGAAACCGCGGAAGGCAAAGCGGCCTACGTTGAGCATCAGCGCGCCTTCGCCGGTGAGGCTGCTGCGCTCCGAGGGCGCCTGGCGCAGGCCTTGGCACCGCTTCGAACTGCGGGGACGGTATGA
- a CDS encoding SSI family serine proteinase inhibitor — protein MRLRTVRPLLAVLAIAGLAACTGTPDGTGTSSASPTASPTTSSSASPDTSGSPAPDTETTVPAPSPSAPPAPTAGTGAGNAELAIMVRPSPTEAAVNYTLVCRGGLPTAESKHPRPEAACAALKNNAALLSPAPRSKDVACTEQYGGPQTATVTGIVDDTPVDATFARTNGCEIGAWNAAQDVLGASGGAT, from the coding sequence ATGCGTTTGCGAACAGTACGGCCATTGCTGGCGGTCCTCGCCATTGCCGGGCTCGCCGCCTGTACGGGCACGCCTGACGGGACCGGGACTTCATCCGCCAGCCCCACAGCTAGCCCCACGACCAGTTCCTCCGCCAGCCCGGACACTTCCGGGTCCCCCGCTCCGGACACCGAGACCACCGTCCCTGCGCCGTCACCTTCCGCACCCCCGGCCCCGACGGCAGGCACCGGCGCCGGCAACGCCGAGCTTGCCATCATGGTCAGGCCCTCTCCCACTGAAGCGGCAGTGAACTACACGCTGGTCTGCCGCGGCGGCCTCCCCACGGCTGAGAGCAAGCACCCCAGGCCGGAGGCTGCGTGCGCTGCCCTCAAGAACAACGCTGCGCTCCTCAGCCCGGCCCCCAGGAGCAAAGACGTGGCCTGCACCGAACAATACGGCGGCCCGCAGACCGCCACGGTCACCGGGATTGTGGACGATACCCCCGTGGATGCCACGTTCGCGCGCACCAACGGCTGCGAAATCGGTGCCTGGAACGCAGCCCAGGACGTCCTGGGTGCCAGCGGTGGAGCAACGTAG
- a CDS encoding MarR family winged helix-turn-helix transcriptional regulator produces the protein MAVRAGAARQQDDDLLLEQQLCFALTVASRSVVGAYKPVLEKLGLTHPQYLVMLCLWESAPRTLRSISEALAQAPATISPLLRRLEEAGFVTRQRVDGNERTLAVGLTPAGAALRQQAIAVPGTMMERLGLTREQVGALHKSMMGLIAASAGSNGQPVGE, from the coding sequence ATGGCGGTACGGGCCGGCGCCGCGCGGCAGCAGGACGATGACCTCCTCTTGGAGCAACAGCTCTGTTTTGCCCTTACCGTGGCATCCAGAAGCGTGGTGGGCGCCTACAAGCCCGTCCTCGAAAAGCTCGGACTCACCCACCCTCAGTATCTTGTGATGCTGTGCCTGTGGGAATCAGCACCCCGCACCCTGCGCAGCATCAGTGAGGCCCTGGCGCAGGCCCCGGCCACCATCTCACCGCTTCTTCGGCGGCTGGAGGAGGCTGGCTTTGTCACCCGCCAGCGGGTGGACGGAAACGAACGCACCCTTGCCGTGGGCCTGACCCCGGCCGGCGCCGCGCTGCGTCAGCAGGCCATTGCCGTCCCGGGCACCATGATGGAACGCCTGGGCCTGACCCGTGAGCAGGTGGGGGCGCTGCACAAATCCATGATGGGGCTCATAGCCGCCTCCGCCGGATCCAACGGGCAACCCGTCGGGGAGTAA